A region from the Aegilops tauschii subsp. strangulata cultivar AL8/78 chromosome 5, Aet v6.0, whole genome shotgun sequence genome encodes:
- the LOC141023092 gene encoding uncharacterized protein, producing the protein MVVVLCIVEYIACFINGVRCIISRCIILVLIGLFCCLSEMGGSSHRRSASPEYELDAFEFFSIILGTSVSATRQRLPDTFMNMLGEDPPHNVKLRQAGSGVRRLWDVELVIEEGHMYLCRGWEKFYSAYDLRTGYFLLFRYDDDATMLIVKVFNTTMCRMRYTDDEDASNGSSSSDTGYSQSSSDYGCSKSNNDSGFSESSSDSGSSKDSKKDDPDWSGGEEEQSGPLQDDDGHQAEDDLALVVADQGQEMVVADHGQEMVVADHGQEMVLADHGQEMVLADHGQEMVVAEDDLAMVVPVLPEGGLAMVVVPDNDHAPVVAPAIPQLGDMTTPIVVEDYIPQLPPPPRRSWRIRLRKEKEKNNEN; encoded by the exons ATGGTAGTTGTTCTTTGTATTGTGGAATACATCGCATGTTTTATAAATGGGGTCAGATGTATAATTAGTCGATGTATAATCCtggtactaattggtctcttctgctgcttatcagagatggggggaagcagccaccgccgctctgcctcaccggagtacgagttggatgctttcgagttcttcagtatcatacttgggacttcagtatcagccacgaggcag aggctgcctgacacttttatgaacatgctgggtgaagatccgccacataatgtgaagctccgacaggccggcagcggggttcgcaggctgtgggacgtggagttggtgatcgaggagggccacatgtacctgtgccgtggctgggagaagttctacagtgcctacgacctacggaccgggtactttcttctcttcaggtacgacgatgacgccacaatgctcatcgtgaaggttttcaacacgactatgtgtcgcatgcgctacactgacgacgaagatgcca gcaatgggagcagcagcagcgacactggctacagccaaagcagcagcgattatggttgtagcaaaagcaacaacgattctggctttagcgaaagcagcagcgattctggcagcagcaaagacagcaagaaggatgatccggactggagtgggggagaagaggagcagagtgggccgctgcaggatgacgatgggcatcaggctgaggatgacctagcgctggtggtggctgaccaagggcaagagatggtggtggctgaccatgggcaagagatggtggtggctgaccatgggcaagagatggtgctggctgaccatgggcaagagatggtgctggctgaccatgggcaagagatggtggtggctgaggatgacctagcgatggtcgtgcccgtcctgcctgaaggtggcctcgcgatggtggtggtgcctgacaatgaccacgcaccggtggtggcgccggcgatcccacagctgggcgacatgaccacgccaattgtggtagaagactacatcccacagctgcctccaccgcctcgccgctcttggcgcatcaggctgaggaaggagaaggagaagaacaatgagaactga